The proteins below are encoded in one region of Dama dama isolate Ldn47 chromosome 21, ASM3311817v1, whole genome shotgun sequence:
- the MROH6 gene encoding maestro heat-like repeat-containing protein family member 6 isoform X3, with protein sequence MARGVWGPARGAPVGALTLTALAEGIRASRGQPWGPPAPGPQPQPEPAPAAGEPGRAATAPTAGGEPLSPPPPQEPAPGAPQQTPWSSWEEGALADLAVYTAACLEEAGFVGTQATALTLSSTLEARGHRLEDQVHGLVRGLLAQVPHLAEGRPRRAALRVLSALALEHSRDVVSALLRCSPAPNRAATELWRSLSRNQRVNGQVLVQLLWALKGSAGSQLEALAATRALGEMLAVSGCVGATRGFYPHLLLVLVTQLHKLAWDAHPPDTPKVWAPSHRGPPHSHASCTVEALKALLTGDGGRMVVTCMEQAGGWRRLVGARTHLEGVLLLASALVAHADHHLRGLFGDLLPRLRSTDDAQRLTAMAFFTGLLQSRPTARLLREEVILEWLRAWQGDPEPTVRWLGLLGLGHLALNCRKVRHATTLLPALLGALSEGDPRLVDAALGALQRVLLRSRAPVRLLSVELRPRLPPLLDDARDSVRASAVGLLGTLVRRGRGGLRVGLRRPLRKLVLQSLVPLLLRQHDPSPDTAESAEWTLACCDQALPWGLLEEVGTEAHYHSPEALSRICHRLVRWYPSHVPSFLSQTQGYLRSPQSPLRLAATLLTGFLVHHSSPSHVSQDLLDSLFQDLGRLQSDPEPAVAAAARVSGQQVALLARVQPQPCGWRLLRPGRPSCLPARPPPVYSDSRFQHCSLPGRWGCSGPG encoded by the exons ATGGCTAGGGGCGTGTGGGGCCCAGCCCGTGGGGCCCCCGTGGGGGCCCTGACCCTGACAGCCCTGGCTGAAGGGATCCGGGCCAGCCGGGGGCAGCCCTGGGgaccccctgccccaggccctcaGCCCCAGCCTGAGCCTGCACCTGCAGCAGGGGAGCCTGGGAGGGCAGCCACCGCCCCCACGGCTGGTGGTGagcccctctccccgccccctccccaggaaCCAGCCCCAGGGGCGCCCCAGCAG ACACCCTGGAGCTCCTGGGAGGAGGGGGCCCTCGCAGACCTGGCCGTGTACACCGCCGCCTGCCTGGAAGAGGCTGGCTTTGTGGGAACCCAGGCGACAGCGCTCACCCTGTCCTCAACCCTGGAGGCTCGGGGGCACAGGCTGGAGGACCAG GTGCATGGGCTTGTGCGGGGGCTGCTGGCACAGGTGCCCCACCTGGCGGAGGGGCGGCCCCGGCGGGCGGCCCTGCGGGTGCTGAGCGCGCTGGCTTTGGAGCACTCCCGGGATGTGGTGTCCGCGCTGCTGCGCTGCTCACCGGCCCCAAACCG GGCGGCCACCGAGCTCTGGCGCAGCCTGAGCCGGAACCAGCGTGTGAATGGACAGGTGCTGGTGCAGTTGCTGTGGGCGCTAAAGGGCTCAGCCGGATCCCAGCTGGAGGCGCTGGCG GCCACTCGCGCCCTTGGGGAGATGCTGGCTGTGTCCGGCTGTGTGGGTGCCACCCGAGGCTTCTACCCGCACCTTCTCCTGGTGCTGGTCACTCAGCTCCACAAGCTGGCCTGGGATGCACACCCCCCCGACACACCCAAGGTTTGGGCCCCATCTCATCGAGGGCCACCGCACAGTCACGCCAG CTGCACTGTGGAGGCCTTGAAGGCCCTGCTCACTGGGGATGGAGGCCGCATGGTGGTAACGTGCATGGAGCAGGCTGGAGgctggaggagactggtgggagcCCGCACCCACCTGGAGGGTGTCCTGCTGCTGGCCAG TGCCCTGGTGGCCCACGCTGACCACCACCTGCGAGGCCTGTTTGGGGACCTGCTGCCGCGGCTGCGCAGCACAGACGATGCACAGCGCCTGACGGCCATGGCCTTCTTCACTGGG CTGTTGCAGAGCCGGCCCACCGCGCGGCTCCTGCGGGAGGAGGTGATCCTGGAATGGCTCCGCGCCTGGCAGGGTGACCCTGAGCCCACCGTGCGCTGGCTGGGCCTGCTGGGCCTCGGCCACCTGGCGCTGAACTGCAGGAAG GTGCGCCACGCGACCACGCTGCTGCCCGCGCTTCTGGGCGCGCTGAGCGAGGGTGACCCGCGGCTCGTGGACGCCGCGCTGGGGGCGCTGCAGAGGGTCCTGCTGCGGTCGCGGGCGCCGGTGCGGCTCCTGAGCGTGGAGTTGCGGCCCCGCCTCCCGCCACTCCTGGACGAC GCCCGGGACTCGGTCCGCGCCTCCGCAGTCGGGCTGCTCGGGACGCTGGTGCGGCGCGGCCGGGGCGGACTCCGGGTGGGGCTCCGCCGCCCCCTGCGGAAGCTGGTGCTGCAGAGTCTCGTTCCGCTGCTGTTGCGTCAGCACGACCCCAGCCCGGACACCGCTGAG AGTGCAGAATGGACGCTGGCCTGCTGTGaccaggccctgccctggggcCTGCTGGAGGAGGTGGGCACGGAGGCCCACTACCACAGCCCTGAGGCCCTAAGCCGCATCTGCCACCGCCTG GTCCGGTGGTACCCGAGTCACGTGCCCAGCTTCCTGAGTCAGACCCAGGGCTACCTGCGGAGCCCTCAGAGCCCCCTGCGCTTGGCAGCCACCCTACTCACAG gcttcctggtccatcacTCCAGCCCCAGCCACGTCAGCCAGGACCTGCTGGACTCTCTGTTCCAGG acttgGGGAGGCTGCAGAGCGACCCTGAGCCTGCTGTGGCGGCGGCAGCACGCGTGTCTGGCCAGCAGGTGGCGCTGCTGGCCCGCGTGCAGCCCCAGCCCTGCGGCTGGCGCCTCCTCCGCCCCGGCCGGCCCAGCTGCCTGCCGGCTCGGCCCCCGCCCGTCTACTCCGACAGCCGGTTTCAGCACTGCAGCCTCCCCGGCCGCTGGGGCTGCTCAGGTCCAGGCTGA
- the LOC133042464 gene encoding sporozoite surface protein 2-like, whose amino-acid sequence MSACPAHPHSPRCPHLEQVPARPAHPHSPGRPHLEQGLSRPDHPHSPGCPHLEQVPARPDHPHSPRRPHLEQVPARPAHPNSPGRPHLEQGLSRPDHPHSPGCPHLEQVPARPDHPHSPRRPHLEQVPARPDHPHSPRRPHLEQVPARPDHPHSPRRPHLEQGLSRPAHPHSPGRPHLEQMPACPDHPHTPQAPPPGAGACPP is encoded by the exons ATGTCTGCCTGCCCTGctcacccccactcccccaggtGCCCCCACCTGGAGCAG GTGCCTGCCCGCCCTGCTCACCCCCACTCCCCCGGGCGCCCCCATCTGGAGCAGGGCCTGTCCCGCCCTGATCACCCCCACTCCCCCGGGTGCCCCCACCTGGAGCAGGTGCCTGCCCGCCCTGATCACCCCCACTCCCCGAGGCGCCCCCACCTGGAGCAGGTGCCTGCCCGCCCTGCTCACCCCAACTCCCCCGGGCGCCCCCATCTGGAGCAGGGCCTGTCCCGCCCTGATCACCCCCACTCCCCCGGGTGCCCCCACCTGGAGCAGGTGCCTGCCCGCCCTGatcacccccactcccccaggcGCCCCCACCTGGAGCAGGTGCCTGCCCGCCCTGatcacccccactcccccaggcGCCCCCACCTGGAGCAGGTGCCTGCCCGCCCTGatcacccccactcccccaggcGCCCCCACCTGGAGCAAGGGCTGTCCCGCCCTGCTCACCCCCACTCCCCCGGGCGCCCCCACCTGGAGCAGATGCCTGCCTGCCCTGatcacccccacaccccccaggCGCCCCCACCTGGAGCAGGTGCCTGCCCGCCCTGA
- the MROH6 gene encoding maestro heat-like repeat-containing protein family member 6 isoform X1, with protein MARGVWGPARGAPVGALTLTALAEGIRASRGQPWGPPAPGPQPQPEPAPAAGEPGRAATAPTAGGEPLSPPPPQEPAPGAPQQTPWSSWEEGALADLAVYTAACLEEAGFVGTQATALTLSSTLEARGHRLEDQVHGLVRGLLAQVPHLAEGRPRRAALRVLSALALEHSRDVVSALLRCSPAPNRAATELWRSLSRNQRVNGQVLVQLLWALKGSAGSQLEALAATRALGEMLAVSGCVGATRGFYPHLLLVLVTQLHKLAWDAHPPDTPKVWAPSHRGPPHSHASCTVEALKALLTGDGGRMVVTCMEQAGGWRRLVGARTHLEGVLLLASALVAHADHHLRGLFGDLLPRLRSTDDAQRLTAMAFFTGLLQSRPTARLLREEVILEWLRAWQGDPEPTVRWLGLLGLGHLALNCRKVRHATTLLPALLGALSEGDPRLVDAALGALQRVLLRSRAPVRLLSVELRPRLPPLLDDARDSVRASAVGLLGTLVRRGRGGLRVGLRRPLRKLVLQSLVPLLLRQHDPSPDTAESAEWTLACCDQALPWGLLEEVGTEAHYHSPEALSRICHRLVSWGVGENDGVRSAAHLVQYTPRPLPPRLRLLTFPVKVVARQGLRGPWALASPLRPPLHAELALPSQEPFCPQVRWYPSHVPSFLSQTQGYLRSPQSPLRLAATLLTGFLVHHSSPSHVSQDLLDSLFQDLGRLQSDPEPAVAAAARVSGQQVALLARVQPQPCGWRLLRPGRPSCLPARPPPVYSDSRFQHCSLPGRWGCSGPG; from the exons ATGGCTAGGGGCGTGTGGGGCCCAGCCCGTGGGGCCCCCGTGGGGGCCCTGACCCTGACAGCCCTGGCTGAAGGGATCCGGGCCAGCCGGGGGCAGCCCTGGGgaccccctgccccaggccctcaGCCCCAGCCTGAGCCTGCACCTGCAGCAGGGGAGCCTGGGAGGGCAGCCACCGCCCCCACGGCTGGTGGTGagcccctctccccgccccctccccaggaaCCAGCCCCAGGGGCGCCCCAGCAG ACACCCTGGAGCTCCTGGGAGGAGGGGGCCCTCGCAGACCTGGCCGTGTACACCGCCGCCTGCCTGGAAGAGGCTGGCTTTGTGGGAACCCAGGCGACAGCGCTCACCCTGTCCTCAACCCTGGAGGCTCGGGGGCACAGGCTGGAGGACCAG GTGCATGGGCTTGTGCGGGGGCTGCTGGCACAGGTGCCCCACCTGGCGGAGGGGCGGCCCCGGCGGGCGGCCCTGCGGGTGCTGAGCGCGCTGGCTTTGGAGCACTCCCGGGATGTGGTGTCCGCGCTGCTGCGCTGCTCACCGGCCCCAAACCG GGCGGCCACCGAGCTCTGGCGCAGCCTGAGCCGGAACCAGCGTGTGAATGGACAGGTGCTGGTGCAGTTGCTGTGGGCGCTAAAGGGCTCAGCCGGATCCCAGCTGGAGGCGCTGGCG GCCACTCGCGCCCTTGGGGAGATGCTGGCTGTGTCCGGCTGTGTGGGTGCCACCCGAGGCTTCTACCCGCACCTTCTCCTGGTGCTGGTCACTCAGCTCCACAAGCTGGCCTGGGATGCACACCCCCCCGACACACCCAAGGTTTGGGCCCCATCTCATCGAGGGCCACCGCACAGTCACGCCAG CTGCACTGTGGAGGCCTTGAAGGCCCTGCTCACTGGGGATGGAGGCCGCATGGTGGTAACGTGCATGGAGCAGGCTGGAGgctggaggagactggtgggagcCCGCACCCACCTGGAGGGTGTCCTGCTGCTGGCCAG TGCCCTGGTGGCCCACGCTGACCACCACCTGCGAGGCCTGTTTGGGGACCTGCTGCCGCGGCTGCGCAGCACAGACGATGCACAGCGCCTGACGGCCATGGCCTTCTTCACTGGG CTGTTGCAGAGCCGGCCCACCGCGCGGCTCCTGCGGGAGGAGGTGATCCTGGAATGGCTCCGCGCCTGGCAGGGTGACCCTGAGCCCACCGTGCGCTGGCTGGGCCTGCTGGGCCTCGGCCACCTGGCGCTGAACTGCAGGAAG GTGCGCCACGCGACCACGCTGCTGCCCGCGCTTCTGGGCGCGCTGAGCGAGGGTGACCCGCGGCTCGTGGACGCCGCGCTGGGGGCGCTGCAGAGGGTCCTGCTGCGGTCGCGGGCGCCGGTGCGGCTCCTGAGCGTGGAGTTGCGGCCCCGCCTCCCGCCACTCCTGGACGAC GCCCGGGACTCGGTCCGCGCCTCCGCAGTCGGGCTGCTCGGGACGCTGGTGCGGCGCGGCCGGGGCGGACTCCGGGTGGGGCTCCGCCGCCCCCTGCGGAAGCTGGTGCTGCAGAGTCTCGTTCCGCTGCTGTTGCGTCAGCACGACCCCAGCCCGGACACCGCTGAG AGTGCAGAATGGACGCTGGCCTGCTGTGaccaggccctgccctggggcCTGCTGGAGGAGGTGGGCACGGAGGCCCACTACCACAGCCCTGAGGCCCTAAGCCGCATCTGCCACCGCCTGGTCAGTTGGGGGGTCGGTGAGAATGACGGGGTGCGGTCAGCTGCCCACTTGGTCCAGTATACACCACGGCCACTCCCCCCCAGACTGAGACTCCTCACCTTTCCGGTCAAGGTGGTGGCTCGTCAAGGCCTCAGAGGCCCTTGGGCCCTGGCCTCACCTCTGAGGCCTCCGCTCCATGCAGAGCTGGCCCTCCCGTCCCAGGAGCCCTTCTGTCCCCAGGTCCGGTGGTACCCGAGTCACGTGCCCAGCTTCCTGAGTCAGACCCAGGGCTACCTGCGGAGCCCTCAGAGCCCCCTGCGCTTGGCAGCCACCCTACTCACAG gcttcctggtccatcacTCCAGCCCCAGCCACGTCAGCCAGGACCTGCTGGACTCTCTGTTCCAGG acttgGGGAGGCTGCAGAGCGACCCTGAGCCTGCTGTGGCGGCGGCAGCACGCGTGTCTGGCCAGCAGGTGGCGCTGCTGGCCCGCGTGCAGCCCCAGCCCTGCGGCTGGCGCCTCCTCCGCCCCGGCCGGCCCAGCTGCCTGCCGGCTCGGCCCCCGCCCGTCTACTCCGACAGCCGGTTTCAGCACTGCAGCCTCCCCGGCCGCTGGGGCTGCTCAGGTCCAGGCTGA
- the MROH6 gene encoding maestro heat-like repeat-containing protein family member 6 isoform X4 — protein sequence MARGVWGPARGAPVGALTLTALAEGIRASRGQPWGPPAPGPQPQPEPAPAAGEPGRAATAPTAGGEPLSPPPPQEPAPGAPQQTPWSSWEEGALADLAVYTAACLEEAGFVGTQATALTLSSTLEARGHRLEDQVHGLVRGLLAQVPHLAEGRPRRAALRVLSALALEHSRDVVSALLRCSPAPNRAATELWRSLSRNQRVNGQVLVQLLWALKGSAGSQLEALAATRALGEMLAVSGCVGATRGFYPHLLLVLVTQLHKLAWDAHPPDTPKVWAPSHRGPPHSHASCTVEALKALLTGDGGRMVVTCMEQAGGWRRLVGARTHLEGVLLLASALVAHADHHLRGLFGDLLPRLRSTDDAQRLTAMAFFTGLLQSRPTARLLREEVILEWLRAWQGDPEPTVRWLGLLGLGHLALNCRKVRHATTLLPALLGALSEGDPRLVDAALGALQRVLLRSRAPVRLLSVELRPRLPPLLDDARDSVRASAVGLLGTLVRRGRGGLRVGLRRPLRKLVLQSLVPLLLRQHDPSPDTAESAEWTLACCDQALPWGLLEEVRWYPSHVPSFLSQTQGYLRSPQSPLRLAATLLTGFLVHHSSPSHVSQDLLDSLFQDLGRLQSDPEPAVAAAARVSGQQVALLARVQPQPCGWRLLRPGRPSCLPARPPPVYSDSRFQHCSLPGRWGCSGPG from the exons ATGGCTAGGGGCGTGTGGGGCCCAGCCCGTGGGGCCCCCGTGGGGGCCCTGACCCTGACAGCCCTGGCTGAAGGGATCCGGGCCAGCCGGGGGCAGCCCTGGGgaccccctgccccaggccctcaGCCCCAGCCTGAGCCTGCACCTGCAGCAGGGGAGCCTGGGAGGGCAGCCACCGCCCCCACGGCTGGTGGTGagcccctctccccgccccctccccaggaaCCAGCCCCAGGGGCGCCCCAGCAG ACACCCTGGAGCTCCTGGGAGGAGGGGGCCCTCGCAGACCTGGCCGTGTACACCGCCGCCTGCCTGGAAGAGGCTGGCTTTGTGGGAACCCAGGCGACAGCGCTCACCCTGTCCTCAACCCTGGAGGCTCGGGGGCACAGGCTGGAGGACCAG GTGCATGGGCTTGTGCGGGGGCTGCTGGCACAGGTGCCCCACCTGGCGGAGGGGCGGCCCCGGCGGGCGGCCCTGCGGGTGCTGAGCGCGCTGGCTTTGGAGCACTCCCGGGATGTGGTGTCCGCGCTGCTGCGCTGCTCACCGGCCCCAAACCG GGCGGCCACCGAGCTCTGGCGCAGCCTGAGCCGGAACCAGCGTGTGAATGGACAGGTGCTGGTGCAGTTGCTGTGGGCGCTAAAGGGCTCAGCCGGATCCCAGCTGGAGGCGCTGGCG GCCACTCGCGCCCTTGGGGAGATGCTGGCTGTGTCCGGCTGTGTGGGTGCCACCCGAGGCTTCTACCCGCACCTTCTCCTGGTGCTGGTCACTCAGCTCCACAAGCTGGCCTGGGATGCACACCCCCCCGACACACCCAAGGTTTGGGCCCCATCTCATCGAGGGCCACCGCACAGTCACGCCAG CTGCACTGTGGAGGCCTTGAAGGCCCTGCTCACTGGGGATGGAGGCCGCATGGTGGTAACGTGCATGGAGCAGGCTGGAGgctggaggagactggtgggagcCCGCACCCACCTGGAGGGTGTCCTGCTGCTGGCCAG TGCCCTGGTGGCCCACGCTGACCACCACCTGCGAGGCCTGTTTGGGGACCTGCTGCCGCGGCTGCGCAGCACAGACGATGCACAGCGCCTGACGGCCATGGCCTTCTTCACTGGG CTGTTGCAGAGCCGGCCCACCGCGCGGCTCCTGCGGGAGGAGGTGATCCTGGAATGGCTCCGCGCCTGGCAGGGTGACCCTGAGCCCACCGTGCGCTGGCTGGGCCTGCTGGGCCTCGGCCACCTGGCGCTGAACTGCAGGAAG GTGCGCCACGCGACCACGCTGCTGCCCGCGCTTCTGGGCGCGCTGAGCGAGGGTGACCCGCGGCTCGTGGACGCCGCGCTGGGGGCGCTGCAGAGGGTCCTGCTGCGGTCGCGGGCGCCGGTGCGGCTCCTGAGCGTGGAGTTGCGGCCCCGCCTCCCGCCACTCCTGGACGAC GCCCGGGACTCGGTCCGCGCCTCCGCAGTCGGGCTGCTCGGGACGCTGGTGCGGCGCGGCCGGGGCGGACTCCGGGTGGGGCTCCGCCGCCCCCTGCGGAAGCTGGTGCTGCAGAGTCTCGTTCCGCTGCTGTTGCGTCAGCACGACCCCAGCCCGGACACCGCTGAG AGTGCAGAATGGACGCTGGCCTGCTGTGaccaggccctgccctggggcCTGCTGGAGGAG GTCCGGTGGTACCCGAGTCACGTGCCCAGCTTCCTGAGTCAGACCCAGGGCTACCTGCGGAGCCCTCAGAGCCCCCTGCGCTTGGCAGCCACCCTACTCACAG gcttcctggtccatcacTCCAGCCCCAGCCACGTCAGCCAGGACCTGCTGGACTCTCTGTTCCAGG acttgGGGAGGCTGCAGAGCGACCCTGAGCCTGCTGTGGCGGCGGCAGCACGCGTGTCTGGCCAGCAGGTGGCGCTGCTGGCCCGCGTGCAGCCCCAGCCCTGCGGCTGGCGCCTCCTCCGCCCCGGCCGGCCCAGCTGCCTGCCGGCTCGGCCCCCGCCCGTCTACTCCGACAGCCGGTTTCAGCACTGCAGCCTCCCCGGCCGCTGGGGCTGCTCAGGTCCAGGCTGA
- the MROH6 gene encoding maestro heat-like repeat-containing protein family member 6 isoform X2 codes for MARGVWGPARGAPVGALTLTALAEGIRASRGQPWGPPAPGPQPQPEPAPAAGEPGRAATAPTAGGEPLSPPPPQEPAPGAPQQTPWSSWEEGALADLAVYTAACLEEAGFVGTQATALTLSSTLEARGHRLEDQVHGLVRGLLAQVPHLAEGRPRRAALRVLSALALEHSRDVVSALLRCSPAPNRAATELWRSLSRNQRVNGQVLVQLLWALKGSAGSQLEALAATRALGEMLAVSGCVGATRGFYPHLLLVLVTQLHKLAWDAHPPDTPKVWAPSHRGPPHSHASCTVEALKALLTGDGGRMVVTCMEQAGGWRRLVGARTHLEGVLLLASALVAHADHHLRGLFGDLLPRLRSTDDAQRLTAMAFFTGLLQSRPTARLLREEVILEWLRAWQGDPEPTVRWLGLLGLGHLALNCRKVRHATTLLPALLGALSEGDPRLVDAALGALQRVLLRSRAPVRLLSVELRPRLPPLLDDARDSVRASAVGLLGTLVRRGRGGLRVGLRRPLRKLVLQSLVPLLLRQHDPSPDTAESAEWTLACCDQALPWGLLEEVGTEAHYHSPEALSRICHRLVSWGVGENDGVRSAAHLVQYTPRPLPPRLRLLTFPVKVVARQGLRGPWALASPLRPPLHAELALPSQEPFCPQVRWYPSHVPSFLSQTQGYLRSPQSPLRLAATLLTGFLVHHSSPSHVSQDLLDSLFQGLFLSQPPGVYPAWMAPGLLGPGQVGTQKWVPPRKPAP; via the exons ATGGCTAGGGGCGTGTGGGGCCCAGCCCGTGGGGCCCCCGTGGGGGCCCTGACCCTGACAGCCCTGGCTGAAGGGATCCGGGCCAGCCGGGGGCAGCCCTGGGgaccccctgccccaggccctcaGCCCCAGCCTGAGCCTGCACCTGCAGCAGGGGAGCCTGGGAGGGCAGCCACCGCCCCCACGGCTGGTGGTGagcccctctccccgccccctccccaggaaCCAGCCCCAGGGGCGCCCCAGCAG ACACCCTGGAGCTCCTGGGAGGAGGGGGCCCTCGCAGACCTGGCCGTGTACACCGCCGCCTGCCTGGAAGAGGCTGGCTTTGTGGGAACCCAGGCGACAGCGCTCACCCTGTCCTCAACCCTGGAGGCTCGGGGGCACAGGCTGGAGGACCAG GTGCATGGGCTTGTGCGGGGGCTGCTGGCACAGGTGCCCCACCTGGCGGAGGGGCGGCCCCGGCGGGCGGCCCTGCGGGTGCTGAGCGCGCTGGCTTTGGAGCACTCCCGGGATGTGGTGTCCGCGCTGCTGCGCTGCTCACCGGCCCCAAACCG GGCGGCCACCGAGCTCTGGCGCAGCCTGAGCCGGAACCAGCGTGTGAATGGACAGGTGCTGGTGCAGTTGCTGTGGGCGCTAAAGGGCTCAGCCGGATCCCAGCTGGAGGCGCTGGCG GCCACTCGCGCCCTTGGGGAGATGCTGGCTGTGTCCGGCTGTGTGGGTGCCACCCGAGGCTTCTACCCGCACCTTCTCCTGGTGCTGGTCACTCAGCTCCACAAGCTGGCCTGGGATGCACACCCCCCCGACACACCCAAGGTTTGGGCCCCATCTCATCGAGGGCCACCGCACAGTCACGCCAG CTGCACTGTGGAGGCCTTGAAGGCCCTGCTCACTGGGGATGGAGGCCGCATGGTGGTAACGTGCATGGAGCAGGCTGGAGgctggaggagactggtgggagcCCGCACCCACCTGGAGGGTGTCCTGCTGCTGGCCAG TGCCCTGGTGGCCCACGCTGACCACCACCTGCGAGGCCTGTTTGGGGACCTGCTGCCGCGGCTGCGCAGCACAGACGATGCACAGCGCCTGACGGCCATGGCCTTCTTCACTGGG CTGTTGCAGAGCCGGCCCACCGCGCGGCTCCTGCGGGAGGAGGTGATCCTGGAATGGCTCCGCGCCTGGCAGGGTGACCCTGAGCCCACCGTGCGCTGGCTGGGCCTGCTGGGCCTCGGCCACCTGGCGCTGAACTGCAGGAAG GTGCGCCACGCGACCACGCTGCTGCCCGCGCTTCTGGGCGCGCTGAGCGAGGGTGACCCGCGGCTCGTGGACGCCGCGCTGGGGGCGCTGCAGAGGGTCCTGCTGCGGTCGCGGGCGCCGGTGCGGCTCCTGAGCGTGGAGTTGCGGCCCCGCCTCCCGCCACTCCTGGACGAC GCCCGGGACTCGGTCCGCGCCTCCGCAGTCGGGCTGCTCGGGACGCTGGTGCGGCGCGGCCGGGGCGGACTCCGGGTGGGGCTCCGCCGCCCCCTGCGGAAGCTGGTGCTGCAGAGTCTCGTTCCGCTGCTGTTGCGTCAGCACGACCCCAGCCCGGACACCGCTGAG AGTGCAGAATGGACGCTGGCCTGCTGTGaccaggccctgccctggggcCTGCTGGAGGAGGTGGGCACGGAGGCCCACTACCACAGCCCTGAGGCCCTAAGCCGCATCTGCCACCGCCTGGTCAGTTGGGGGGTCGGTGAGAATGACGGGGTGCGGTCAGCTGCCCACTTGGTCCAGTATACACCACGGCCACTCCCCCCCAGACTGAGACTCCTCACCTTTCCGGTCAAGGTGGTGGCTCGTCAAGGCCTCAGAGGCCCTTGGGCCCTGGCCTCACCTCTGAGGCCTCCGCTCCATGCAGAGCTGGCCCTCCCGTCCCAGGAGCCCTTCTGTCCCCAGGTCCGGTGGTACCCGAGTCACGTGCCCAGCTTCCTGAGTCAGACCCAGGGCTACCTGCGGAGCCCTCAGAGCCCCCTGCGCTTGGCAGCCACCCTACTCACAG gcttcctggtccatcacTCCAGCCCCAGCCACGTCAGCCAGGACCTGCTGGACTCTCTGTTCCAGG GCCTGTTCCTCTCCCAACCCCCCGGTGTGTACCCTGCCTGGATGGCGCCTGGCCTTCTGGGCCCAGGACAGGTGGGGACACAGAAGTGGGTGCCGCCCCGGAAGCCAGCCCCGTGA